In a genomic window of Agarivorans albus:
- a CDS encoding TIGR02594 family protein: protein MKVKPYVIRRGDTFRALARHYGITLSQMLDENPDIDNPNLIYVGQIILVPRKDELDTVHAELAAANIGQEYPDWFQVALREEGVTEVGGAGNNPRILEYHASTTLDRASAKLDSTPWCSSFANWCMEQTGRLGTDSAWAKSWLNWGQEIDDPELGCIVVFSRVSQNVSGGHVGFFLNDLGSSVLVLGGNQGQKVSRSSYPKSGVKGSMHYKLLGYRMPL, encoded by the coding sequence ATGAAAGTTAAACCTTACGTCATTCGTCGTGGAGATACATTTAGAGCGCTTGCACGACACTATGGGATAACATTGAGCCAAATGCTCGACGAGAATCCAGATATAGATAACCCAAATCTTATCTACGTTGGTCAGATCATTTTAGTTCCTCGTAAAGATGAGTTGGATACTGTTCATGCTGAGTTAGCTGCAGCGAATATTGGTCAGGAGTACCCTGATTGGTTCCAAGTAGCTTTGAGGGAAGAAGGAGTAACTGAAGTGGGAGGAGCTGGTAATAATCCCAGAATACTAGAATATCACGCAAGTACTACGCTCGACCGAGCAAGTGCTAAGCTGGACAGCACACCTTGGTGTTCGTCTTTTGCTAATTGGTGTATGGAACAAACTGGTCGATTAGGTACAGATTCTGCTTGGGCTAAAAGTTGGTTGAATTGGGGGCAGGAAATTGATGATCCAGAACTCGGCTGTATAGTGGTTTTCTCAAGAGTTAGCCAAAATGTAAGTGGAGGTCATGTAGGTTTTTTTCTGAATGATCTCGGGAGCTCGGTTTTGGTTCTCGGTGGAAATCAAGGTCAAAAAGTAAGCAGATCTTCTTACCCCAAAAGTGGCGTAAAAGGTTCTATGCATTATAAGTTACTGGGGTATCGCATGCCACTATAA